In Rhineura floridana isolate rRhiFlo1 chromosome 1, rRhiFlo1.hap2, whole genome shotgun sequence, the following proteins share a genomic window:
- the LOC133368094 gene encoding uncharacterized protein LOC133368094 isoform X2, with the protein MQRSLPLRSSSTTRMGLDWIGFGYAALVASGGMIGYAKAETPVAGFAAESSSQLVRPLESQLVDPEEAKLESEVQKGGPVHKEEEGMKQCQLPTATSAEQQVPWFGFEKACTFVSQSGKNVVVRCNYCLPRIKNLRSAVSSSSNVKKHFERAHPEKLRAIEEAIKARRRGLPEPMHDTPPPKMLKQQQTTLERWGSGREPVTQSNLDRRIIDFIVEETLPLQTVDKPSFINLVRIGLPKDLTIICAKTLRDRIEKRACHMRETLANRMGAVAYIATTADCSTNGKKSSFGVTAHWINPTTLKREVGALACKCLKGRHTYNVLSKALHDVHVQYRIHNKVMCTTTDNGSNFVKAFRVFMAKEPVEAAGTSDDDGDNQEEEEAEVEFVPICEILDTGPEAEEEAADSGEDFVLPPHQICASHTLNLVATQDIEAMLSDSSKSSLLGPFKKQFRSLMGKCSKLWSKQNQSAQIAEYIHVQCGVYLKVPNKTRWNSTFDALKQLHELLSTVPLKMHAIMDRCSLSRITAAEIEVVQEYKEIMEPLAQSLDILQRENGMFMGYLLPTLCNPDRKLEGLENKPERYTYCFQLLRGVREALRKWFAAIWEDKRLLLAACLHPRFKLDWLESCQATTHTNKYTMEALLKAEIKMGVLNEDSDQSSDKDQEGDDLEDDFFNFLPQGKKSAVDTAEEELAVSHL; encoded by the exons ATGCAACGCTCCTTGCCCCTCCGTAGTTCTTCCACTACCCG AATGGGGCTGGACTGGATTGGTTTTGGCTATGCAGCCTTAGTGGCTTCTGGTGGGATGATTGGCTATGCAAAAGCAG agacgcctgttgcaggttttgctgctgagagcagcagtcagttagtgcggccacttgagtcacagcttgttgatcctgaggaggcaaaactagaaagtgaggttcagaaaggaggccctgtgcacaaggaggaggagggcatgaagcagtgccagttgcccacagccacatctgcagaacagcaagtaccatggtttggctttgagaaagcttgtacatttgtgagccagagtgggaaaaatgttgttgtacgatgcaattactgccttccaaggatcaaaaatctgagatcagctgtttcctcctcatccaatgtgaagaaacattttgag agggcacaccctgagaagctgagagcaattgaagaagcaataaaggcaaggagacgtggccttcctgaaccaatgcatgacacccctcctcccaaaatgctgaagcagcagcagacaacgcttgagaggtggggatctggcagggagcctgtcacccagagcaatctcgacaggagaatcattgatttcattgtagaggagacattaccacttcaaactgtggacaaaccatcattcattaatctggttcgcattggactccccaaagatctcaccatcatatgtgccaagactctgagagacagaattgagaagagagcatgccacatgagagaaactcttgcaaaccgaatgggtgctgtggcatatatagcaaccactgcagattgttcgaccaatggcaagaagagttcctttggggtaacagcccactggatcaacccaactaccctgaaacgtgaggtcggggccttggcttgtaagtgtctgaaggggcgccatacatacaatgtcctttcaaaagcactgcatgatgtacatgtgcagtacaggatccacaacaaagttatgtgcactactacagacaatggctccaactttgtgaaagcgttcagagttttcatggccaaagaaccagtggaagctgcaggcaccagtgacgatgatggtgataaccaggaggaggaggaggctgaggtggagtttgtgcctatctgtgagatcctggacacaggacctgaggcagaggaagaagctgcagactcaggagaggattttgttttaccaccacaccagatatgtgctagccacaccctcaaccttgtggcaacacaagacatagaggccatgctttctgactcctccaaaagtagtcttcttggtcctttcaagaaacagtttcgttccttgatgggaaagtgcagcaagttgtggtccaagcagaaccagtcagcccagattgctgagtatatccatgtgcaatgtggtgtgtatctgaaggtaccgaataagaccaggtggaattccacctttgatgcgttgaagcaactacatgagctcctgtcaactgtgccactaaaaatgcatgccataatggaccgctgctccttgtccaggatcacagctgctgagattgaagtggtacaggaatacaaagagattatggagccactagcccagtccctagatatcctgcaacgggagaacggcatgttcatggggtatttgctaccaacgctctgcaatccggaccgcaagttagaaggactggaaaacaaacctgagaggtacacatactgttttcagctgctgagaggtgtgcgcgaagccctaagaaagtggtttgcagctatctgggaggacaagaggcttcttctggcagcctgcctacaccctcgcttcaaactagattggctggaatcgtgtcaggccaccacccataccaacaa atacacaatggaagccttgctgaaagctgaaataaagatgggtgtacttaatgaggacagtgatcagtcttcagataaagaccaggaaggagatgacttagaagatgacttctttaactttctgccccagggcaagaagtcagctgtggacactgctgaggaggaactg gcagtGTCCCATCTTTAG
- the LOC133368094 gene encoding uncharacterized protein LOC133368094 isoform X3 has protein sequence MGLDWIGFGYAALVASGGMIGYAKAETPVAGFAAESSSQLVRPLESQLVDPEEAKLESEVQKGGPVHKEEEGMKQCQLPTATSAEQQVPWFGFEKACTFVSQSGKNVVVRCNYCLPRIKNLRSAVSSSSNVKKHFERAHPEKLRAIEEAIKARRRGLPEPMHDTPPPKMLKQQQTTLERWGSGREPVTQSNLDRRIIDFIVEETLPLQTVDKPSFINLVRIGLPKDLTIICAKTLRDRIEKRACHMRETLANRMGAVAYIATTADCSTNGKKSSFGVTAHWINPTTLKREVGALACKCLKGRHTYNVLSKALHDVHVQYRIHNKVMCTTTDNGSNFVKAFRVFMAKEPVEAAGTSDDDGDNQEEEEAEVEFVPICEILDTGPEAEEEAADSGEDFVLPPHQICASHTLNLVATQDIEAMLSDSSKSSLLGPFKKQFRSLMGKCSKLWSKQNQSAQIAEYIHVQCGVYLKVPNKTRWNSTFDALKQLHELLSTVPLKMHAIMDRCSLSRITAAEIEVVQEYKEIMEPLAQSLDILQRENGMFMGYLLPTLCNPDRKLEGLENKPERYTYCFQLLRGVREALRKWFAAIWEDKRLLLAACLHPRFKLDWLESCQATTHTNKYTMEALLKAEIKMGVLNEDSDQSSDKDQEGDDLEDDFFNFLPQGKKSAVDTAEEELSAEIAFFSPWHFSTSE, from the exons ATGGGGCTGGACTGGATTGGTTTTGGCTATGCAGCCTTAGTGGCTTCTGGTGGGATGATTGGCTATGCAAAAGCAG agacgcctgttgcaggttttgctgctgagagcagcagtcagttagtgcggccacttgagtcacagcttgttgatcctgaggaggcaaaactagaaagtgaggttcagaaaggaggccctgtgcacaaggaggaggagggcatgaagcagtgccagttgcccacagccacatctgcagaacagcaagtaccatggtttggctttgagaaagcttgtacatttgtgagccagagtgggaaaaatgttgttgtacgatgcaattactgccttccaaggatcaaaaatctgagatcagctgtttcctcctcatccaatgtgaagaaacattttgag agggcacaccctgagaagctgagagcaattgaagaagcaataaaggcaaggagacgtggccttcctgaaccaatgcatgacacccctcctcccaaaatgctgaagcagcagcagacaacgcttgagaggtggggatctggcagggagcctgtcacccagagcaatctcgacaggagaatcattgatttcattgtagaggagacattaccacttcaaactgtggacaaaccatcattcattaatctggttcgcattggactccccaaagatctcaccatcatatgtgccaagactctgagagacagaattgagaagagagcatgccacatgagagaaactcttgcaaaccgaatgggtgctgtggcatatatagcaaccactgcagattgttcgaccaatggcaagaagagttcctttggggtaacagcccactggatcaacccaactaccctgaaacgtgaggtcggggccttggcttgtaagtgtctgaaggggcgccatacatacaatgtcctttcaaaagcactgcatgatgtacatgtgcagtacaggatccacaacaaagttatgtgcactactacagacaatggctccaactttgtgaaagcgttcagagttttcatggccaaagaaccagtggaagctgcaggcaccagtgacgatgatggtgataaccaggaggaggaggaggctgaggtggagtttgtgcctatctgtgagatcctggacacaggacctgaggcagaggaagaagctgcagactcaggagaggattttgttttaccaccacaccagatatgtgctagccacaccctcaaccttgtggcaacacaagacatagaggccatgctttctgactcctccaaaagtagtcttcttggtcctttcaagaaacagtttcgttccttgatgggaaagtgcagcaagttgtggtccaagcagaaccagtcagcccagattgctgagtatatccatgtgcaatgtggtgtgtatctgaaggtaccgaataagaccaggtggaattccacctttgatgcgttgaagcaactacatgagctcctgtcaactgtgccactaaaaatgcatgccataatggaccgctgctccttgtccaggatcacagctgctgagattgaagtggtacaggaatacaaagagattatggagccactagcccagtccctagatatcctgcaacgggagaacggcatgttcatggggtatttgctaccaacgctctgcaatccggaccgcaagttagaaggactggaaaacaaacctgagaggtacacatactgttttcagctgctgagaggtgtgcgcgaagccctaagaaagtggtttgcagctatctgggaggacaagaggcttcttctggcagcctgcctacaccctcgcttcaaactagattggctggaatcgtgtcaggccaccacccataccaacaa atacacaatggaagccttgctgaaagctgaaataaagatgggtgtacttaatgaggacagtgatcagtcttcagataaagaccaggaaggagatgacttagaagatgacttctttaactttctgccccagggcaagaagtcagctgtggacactgctgaggaggaactg AGCGCAGAGATTGCATTTTTCTCTCCATGGCATTTTTCTACAAGTGAATAA
- the LOC133368094 gene encoding uncharacterized protein LOC133368094 isoform X1 — translation MQRSLPLRSSSTTRMGLDWIGFGYAALVASGGMIGYAKAETPVAGFAAESSSQLVRPLESQLVDPEEAKLESEVQKGGPVHKEEEGMKQCQLPTATSAEQQVPWFGFEKACTFVSQSGKNVVVRCNYCLPRIKNLRSAVSSSSNVKKHFERAHPEKLRAIEEAIKARRRGLPEPMHDTPPPKMLKQQQTTLERWGSGREPVTQSNLDRRIIDFIVEETLPLQTVDKPSFINLVRIGLPKDLTIICAKTLRDRIEKRACHMRETLANRMGAVAYIATTADCSTNGKKSSFGVTAHWINPTTLKREVGALACKCLKGRHTYNVLSKALHDVHVQYRIHNKVMCTTTDNGSNFVKAFRVFMAKEPVEAAGTSDDDGDNQEEEEAEVEFVPICEILDTGPEAEEEAADSGEDFVLPPHQICASHTLNLVATQDIEAMLSDSSKSSLLGPFKKQFRSLMGKCSKLWSKQNQSAQIAEYIHVQCGVYLKVPNKTRWNSTFDALKQLHELLSTVPLKMHAIMDRCSLSRITAAEIEVVQEYKEIMEPLAQSLDILQRENGMFMGYLLPTLCNPDRKLEGLENKPERYTYCFQLLRGVREALRKWFAAIWEDKRLLLAACLHPRFKLDWLESCQATTHTNKYTMEALLKAEIKMGVLNEDSDQSSDKDQEGDDLEDDFFNFLPQGKKSAVDTAEEELSAEIAFFSPWHFSTSE, via the exons ATGCAACGCTCCTTGCCCCTCCGTAGTTCTTCCACTACCCG AATGGGGCTGGACTGGATTGGTTTTGGCTATGCAGCCTTAGTGGCTTCTGGTGGGATGATTGGCTATGCAAAAGCAG agacgcctgttgcaggttttgctgctgagagcagcagtcagttagtgcggccacttgagtcacagcttgttgatcctgaggaggcaaaactagaaagtgaggttcagaaaggaggccctgtgcacaaggaggaggagggcatgaagcagtgccagttgcccacagccacatctgcagaacagcaagtaccatggtttggctttgagaaagcttgtacatttgtgagccagagtgggaaaaatgttgttgtacgatgcaattactgccttccaaggatcaaaaatctgagatcagctgtttcctcctcatccaatgtgaagaaacattttgag agggcacaccctgagaagctgagagcaattgaagaagcaataaaggcaaggagacgtggccttcctgaaccaatgcatgacacccctcctcccaaaatgctgaagcagcagcagacaacgcttgagaggtggggatctggcagggagcctgtcacccagagcaatctcgacaggagaatcattgatttcattgtagaggagacattaccacttcaaactgtggacaaaccatcattcattaatctggttcgcattggactccccaaagatctcaccatcatatgtgccaagactctgagagacagaattgagaagagagcatgccacatgagagaaactcttgcaaaccgaatgggtgctgtggcatatatagcaaccactgcagattgttcgaccaatggcaagaagagttcctttggggtaacagcccactggatcaacccaactaccctgaaacgtgaggtcggggccttggcttgtaagtgtctgaaggggcgccatacatacaatgtcctttcaaaagcactgcatgatgtacatgtgcagtacaggatccacaacaaagttatgtgcactactacagacaatggctccaactttgtgaaagcgttcagagttttcatggccaaagaaccagtggaagctgcaggcaccagtgacgatgatggtgataaccaggaggaggaggaggctgaggtggagtttgtgcctatctgtgagatcctggacacaggacctgaggcagaggaagaagctgcagactcaggagaggattttgttttaccaccacaccagatatgtgctagccacaccctcaaccttgtggcaacacaagacatagaggccatgctttctgactcctccaaaagtagtcttcttggtcctttcaagaaacagtttcgttccttgatgggaaagtgcagcaagttgtggtccaagcagaaccagtcagcccagattgctgagtatatccatgtgcaatgtggtgtgtatctgaaggtaccgaataagaccaggtggaattccacctttgatgcgttgaagcaactacatgagctcctgtcaactgtgccactaaaaatgcatgccataatggaccgctgctccttgtccaggatcacagctgctgagattgaagtggtacaggaatacaaagagattatggagccactagcccagtccctagatatcctgcaacgggagaacggcatgttcatggggtatttgctaccaacgctctgcaatccggaccgcaagttagaaggactggaaaacaaacctgagaggtacacatactgttttcagctgctgagaggtgtgcgcgaagccctaagaaagtggtttgcagctatctgggaggacaagaggcttcttctggcagcctgcctacaccctcgcttcaaactagattggctggaatcgtgtcaggccaccacccataccaacaa atacacaatggaagccttgctgaaagctgaaataaagatgggtgtacttaatgaggacagtgatcagtcttcagataaagaccaggaaggagatgacttagaagatgacttctttaactttctgccccagggcaagaagtcagctgtggacactgctgaggaggaactg AGCGCAGAGATTGCATTTTTCTCTCCATGGCATTTTTCTACAAGTGAATAA
- the LOC133368094 gene encoding uncharacterized protein LOC133368094 isoform X4: MDAGGKSQGKERSSRMAKSCGETPVAGFAAESSSQLVRPLESQLVDPEEAKLESEVQKGGPVHKEEEGMKQCQLPTATSAEQQVPWFGFEKACTFVSQSGKNVVVRCNYCLPRIKNLRSAVSSSSNVKKHFERAHPEKLRAIEEAIKARRRGLPEPMHDTPPPKMLKQQQTTLERWGSGREPVTQSNLDRRIIDFIVEETLPLQTVDKPSFINLVRIGLPKDLTIICAKTLRDRIEKRACHMRETLANRMGAVAYIATTADCSTNGKKSSFGVTAHWINPTTLKREVGALACKCLKGRHTYNVLSKALHDVHVQYRIHNKVMCTTTDNGSNFVKAFRVFMAKEPVEAAGTSDDDGDNQEEEEAEVEFVPICEILDTGPEAEEEAADSGEDFVLPPHQICASHTLNLVATQDIEAMLSDSSKSSLLGPFKKQFRSLMGKCSKLWSKQNQSAQIAEYIHVQCGVYLKVPNKTRWNSTFDALKQLHELLSTVPLKMHAIMDRCSLSRITAAEIEVVQEYKEIMEPLAQSLDILQRENGMFMGYLLPTLCNPDRKLEGLENKPERYTYCFQLLRGVREALRKWFAAIWEDKRLLLAACLHPRFKLDWLESCQATTHTNKYTMEALLKAEIKMGVLNEDSDQSSDKDQEGDDLEDDFFNFLPQGKKSAVDTAEEELSAEIAFFSPWHFSTSE, encoded by the exons atggacgccggaggaaaaagccagggcaaggaacgcagcagcagaatggcgaagagctgtggag agacgcctgttgcaggttttgctgctgagagcagcagtcagttagtgcggccacttgagtcacagcttgttgatcctgaggaggcaaaactagaaagtgaggttcagaaaggaggccctgtgcacaaggaggaggagggcatgaagcagtgccagttgcccacagccacatctgcagaacagcaagtaccatggtttggctttgagaaagcttgtacatttgtgagccagagtgggaaaaatgttgttgtacgatgcaattactgccttccaaggatcaaaaatctgagatcagctgtttcctcctcatccaatgtgaagaaacattttgag agggcacaccctgagaagctgagagcaattgaagaagcaataaaggcaaggagacgtggccttcctgaaccaatgcatgacacccctcctcccaaaatgctgaagcagcagcagacaacgcttgagaggtggggatctggcagggagcctgtcacccagagcaatctcgacaggagaatcattgatttcattgtagaggagacattaccacttcaaactgtggacaaaccatcattcattaatctggttcgcattggactccccaaagatctcaccatcatatgtgccaagactctgagagacagaattgagaagagagcatgccacatgagagaaactcttgcaaaccgaatgggtgctgtggcatatatagcaaccactgcagattgttcgaccaatggcaagaagagttcctttggggtaacagcccactggatcaacccaactaccctgaaacgtgaggtcggggccttggcttgtaagtgtctgaaggggcgccatacatacaatgtcctttcaaaagcactgcatgatgtacatgtgcagtacaggatccacaacaaagttatgtgcactactacagacaatggctccaactttgtgaaagcgttcagagttttcatggccaaagaaccagtggaagctgcaggcaccagtgacgatgatggtgataaccaggaggaggaggaggctgaggtggagtttgtgcctatctgtgagatcctggacacaggacctgaggcagaggaagaagctgcagactcaggagaggattttgttttaccaccacaccagatatgtgctagccacaccctcaaccttgtggcaacacaagacatagaggccatgctttctgactcctccaaaagtagtcttcttggtcctttcaagaaacagtttcgttccttgatgggaaagtgcagcaagttgtggtccaagcagaaccagtcagcccagattgctgagtatatccatgtgcaatgtggtgtgtatctgaaggtaccgaataagaccaggtggaattccacctttgatgcgttgaagcaactacatgagctcctgtcaactgtgccactaaaaatgcatgccataatggaccgctgctccttgtccaggatcacagctgctgagattgaagtggtacaggaatacaaagagattatggagccactagcccagtccctagatatcctgcaacgggagaacggcatgttcatggggtatttgctaccaacgctctgcaatccggaccgcaagttagaaggactggaaaacaaacctgagaggtacacatactgttttcagctgctgagaggtgtgcgcgaagccctaagaaagtggtttgcagctatctgggaggacaagaggcttcttctggcagcctgcctacaccctcgcttcaaactagattggctggaatcgtgtcaggccaccacccataccaacaa atacacaatggaagccttgctgaaagctgaaataaagatgggtgtacttaatgaggacagtgatcagtcttcagataaagaccaggaaggagatgacttagaagatgacttctttaactttctgccccagggcaagaagtcagctgtggacactgctgaggaggaactg AGCGCAGAGATTGCATTTTTCTCTCCATGGCATTTTTCTACAAGTGAATAA